One Gadus macrocephalus chromosome 17, ASM3116895v1 genomic window, GAATAAGAGTCCTTCAGCGGTCTCAAGCTCTGAGTCCCCTGGCCATCTCCGTCTCCCTGTGTCCTCCCCACCGAGCTCAGCCCCAGGTCggtctacacgcacacacgcacccacgtacacacatgcaccgcACATACAGATGAGTTGTTGGACACAATAATAATGCTCAATGTTTGTGTttgccctggtgtgtgtgtgtgtgtgtgtgtgcgtgtttgtgtgtgtgtgcgtgtgcgtgcgtgcgtgcgtgcgtgtgtgtgtgtgtagtggttctctctctctccagtccagCGCTTTTGACGGAACTGAAAGACTCTAAGAGGCGCTCCCTGAAGCATGTGGTAACCCCCACTGGATCCACCACCGTCTTCTTTGGACACGGGAGGAAAGGGGACGAGGTCGGtagggcagggggggagagaagagaagaagaaagaggggggggagaggggaggagagggaaggaggttggaggggaggaggggaggaaagcCAAGGAGGGGAGAAAAagcaaggaaggaaagagaggagagaagagatgaggaggagaggagaggagtatgTATAATGTTATTATTGATTAATTTTATTCGATGTaatgtatttgttattattgttcatTATCAGTTTACCTAATGCGTTATCTTATTATTGATCCTTATTATTCTATGTaatgtatttgttattattgattattattagcCTCTGTTATCCGTTATGTTATCATTGATCTTCGTTATAAGTCTATGTAATGTATTATGTTATCATTTATCATTATTTGTCAATGTAATttattgtgttattattatcttaATTATTAGTACATGTCATTGTATTATTTTActatttgttttctttattattaatgCAGTTCACTTCTGCAAGCCTCTTAATGACCAGCCAAGTCCATCCAATCAGACAGCAACATGTCTGCTGATTCATACAAAtgttcgaccaatcacaaccctTCTCTCATGTCAAGTGAATGATGAACAAATAAAACTGCGCAAATAAGCCGGCTTtttcctttttgtgtgtgtgtgtgtgtgtgtgtgtgtgtgtgtgtgtgtgtgtgtgtgtgtgtgtgtgtgtgtgtgtgtgtgtgtgtgtgtgtgtgtgtgtgtgtgtgtgtgtgtgtgtgtgtgtgtaagagagagagagagatagagagagggcaaAGGTCAACAGTCTGTCAGGTGTGACCTCATAGAGAAGGGGACAATTtacaatcagagagagagagagtgagaaaaagaCCTTTAGTctaagaggagagagagagcgataaggATGCCTTCTGAAGTCAGTTCAGAAAACTCTTTGGTTAGTTAACTGCTTGCTATCAGGTTAAAGAGGAAGGCTGTGAGTTCGTAAGTTAACTTATTGAGCTATAGACAACTACTTGCTATCAGTTTGAAGACACTGGTTCTTCTCTTGAGCTACAACTTGCTAACAGTTTGTTGAAGCGGGCTGTAGAGTTCCTAGGTCAATATCTGGAGCTACATGCTAACGCACGCTAGGAGTGCTGAAGAGATAAGGACATGGCGCTAATAGCTAGCTAGGCTTAGCTTTACGTCACCATGGCGATCCCCAGAGGAAGGATGCGGATTGGTTTCCTGtggctggcggccatcttggttctgctGCTTCTTCTCAGTTTCTTCTGGCTCCGTGAGTTACCtcctgtcagtgtgtttgtgtttgtgtgtgtgtgtgtgtgtgtgtgtgtgtgtgtgtatgtgtgtgcgcgcgtgtgtgtgtgtgtgtgtgtgtgtgtgtgtgtgcgcgtctgtgtgtgtgtgtgtgtgtgtgtgttctaatgggttgtttctctctctctctctagctcaggATGGGGCGAGAGACTGTCAGAATTCTTGGCATCCATGTCTCCCTTTCTTCCAGACGgtaacgcacactcacacacacgcgcacaaacacacacacacacacacacacacacacacacacacacacacacacacacacaccgaatgatggagggatgatagatTAGAGACTGAATAATGGAAGGgtgatagaggagagacagaaggacagaggggtgtttattttgtgttgtcCCTGTTCAAGACTGACAcacaggtggaggaggcggagtcaTCCCCAAAGCCCAGCTCCCAGGACTGCCCTGGCCAATCATTTCAGGTCTGGCGTCTGCTGCTCTACTTGAAGGCCAGCcaggcagccaatcaggaagTCCTGCTGGAACCCTACCTGCAGAGCTGGGAGGAGCTTATCAGgttcacactctctcacacacacacacacacacacacacacacacacacgcacacgcacacacaaaataagaaAGTAATACAAAAATATAGATTATAGAAATGTAGATTACAGTACAAACAATGTGGTGATGGTCAGGAGTGACTGAAtcaaacattctctctctctctctctctctctctctctctctctctctctgtctctctctccatctctctctctctctctttcttctctctctctctctctctctctctctctctctctctctctctctctctctctccatctctctctctctctttctttctctctctctgtgtgtctctctctctgtgtgtctctctctctctctctctctctctctctctctctctctctctctctctctctctctctttctctctctctctctctctctctctctaggtttaTGGAGTCACTCGGGGCGATTGTGGGGTTCTTCTCTCAGAAGGTGAAGGACAAGGTTGCCACGATACGGGAGCTGTCCCTTGAACATGCCAAAAAGAATTCTGGGAGAAGTAGTCAAGACGCTCCACAGAATGGGGTATGATGTCATGATGTTTACCTACTTAGTAATCAAACTTTAGTGTCCGAGGTTTGTCCAGGCCGATAGTTAATAAATACTATGTACTAATAATACTGCATTCATATCAGTGATATTTGTTCCTTTCAAGGCTGTGTACTTAATGCATACTCTAAGTAGCAGCATTTAAGGCATATTCTAAGAAATAGTATTTAATAAGTACACTTAAATAGTAGTATTTCTCCAGGCGTATTATTCTATTGGCTCCATGGTGGAGGCGGAGCTTAAGGCGGGCGTGGTCAGCTTCTCCCATCCCAGCCAATCGGGATGCAGGACGGTGCTGCGTCTCCATCGCTCCCTCCGATGGCTGACTCTGTTAATGAGGGGTCTCACCGAGGGAGCCAATGAGGAGGGAGAATACAGGACCCCTGGGGACCTGTGCaggtacacaaaaacacacccacacacatatcccatatatatacacatatgtatatatgtttatatatatatatatatgtatatatatatatatatatatatatatatatatatatatatatatatgggcgGCATGTAGCTCAGGATgaagagcgggttggctggtagccgcaaggttgctagtttgatccccggctcctcctagctgagtgtccaGGTGTCCCagagcgaggcacctcaccctgactgctccagacGGGCTGGcggtcgccctgcgtggctgacgccgccgtcggtgtgtgagtgtccGGCAATATTGTAAGGCGCATTTGGTGGCCAAGAAAGACGCTTCATATTGCGGTCCACTTGCCGTTGACCATGTGTCTCCACTAGGGAGGCCTACTGGGTGGCCCTAGCCCCCTACCACCCCTGGTATGTGCGGCAGGCAGCAGAGCTGGTGTTCGTCTCCCTACCAGAGAGGGCGCTGTTCCTGcagctggtgtgtgtggagagCCAGGAGGAGGCCACGCCCATATTACACACGCTCATACACACTCTGGAGGAgacgcacgctcgcacacaaCATATCCTTCAAACGCACGGCTTGTTGGAGCTGCCCTGACCCTGTACATTATACACTAAATATATACTATACATAATATGTACTAGTATATGCACTATATATATACTGGTGTCCATATACTACTTCATACACTAAATCAGGGGTCAGCatccttttcaacatgcagtgccagtttgacattttctctttATTGAGTGTACCTTAagcaatattaaatattaagctgaattatgacacagcgaccaaaacatttccagaagacctggaattgtattatttccatatagtccacaatcatgcatcaacattttaaatgtttttttttttgttgttacatTTGCAAAATGGGTTtgcaaattataattacatgtgTCCGATCTTAAAAAAacactttcagaaactcattcaaaaaccttgcactgtgagaaatgtaaaaaacaagaataaatgagaatgttggaaccctccacatcaatatctttaagacatgtactgctttgcaaaaccatgtgaaggcgatgcatacagcaacaacaccacttgcaacaatattttaaatattttcttgtcTATTACTCACgacataggtttaaaaactattaattgatcccatttcagaacactgctttcagtaacTCATTCCACTGGGAGGAactgcccaaaacagaataaagtgcaaaaaaaattggtagtaatgattatgctgccaaatttttaataataataataaaataaataataaagaatacgattttttatatattttttattttttcaagtgtgccaatgattatgctgccacgtgccagtggtggcacgcgtgcctagggttgccgacccctgcactaaatatatgttaatatatgtgtatgtatgtatttatgtgtgtatatatatatgtattatacagtatatcattttctatttgtatatgtatgtttgtgcatacAATGCAACAGTGTGTATGACTGAAGAATAAATCATCATCAACAgctgatatatatgtatatatgtatctatacaGATATATGTACTCATATTCTTTATCCACAATAAATCCTCAGCTAATCAGGTTATActtaaaattaataataaaaaaaacatatatccaGTATTTTCTGAGCCAACCACTTAGTATTAAAGGAAGCATCCATCGGAAAAGCAAATCACACAACGCAAAAACATTTGTATCCAAGAGTCAAACAAATTGTAGTAATCAAATTTACAGCGGCAAGTACATATACAAGATGATTACTCTTGACTGTTTCGATAGATTGTTATTGTAAGAAGTTAGAACGCAGTGAAGTCATGTCCTTAACACTCTCATGGGCTGTTTGTTTATTCGGAGCTCAAAGTGCATTTGGGGGCACTGACCAGCCGTCCAACTGATTCAGTCCAACGTTGGATGGTCTTGCGACCAGTCAGGCATTTTATTAAACCTCTGATATCCTATTATATCTGAACGAACATACTTTTATCCATCTTATTATCCTATTGTGCATCTGATGATAGCGTCATGTCGACCGTATTCCATGATGAACCCGAAGCCACCGATAGCAACACATTCTGGACCAACGGTGagcctgcatgtctgtctgtctgtcggtttgCCAGTGCGTTTGTctgcttctctctgtctctctctgtctctcgtctgtctctatctacctatctgtctgtctctctgtctctctatccatctctctatttgtctgactgtctatctgcctgtctgtctctctatctgtctcaaCGGttggtctgtctatctgtctgacctgtgtgtgtgtgtgtgtgtgcgtgcgtgtttttggcgtgtgtgtgtgtgtgtgtgtgtgcgtgcgtgtttttggcgtgtgtgtgtgtgtgtgtgtagagactAAGAGCACCTCGCTCTGGACCAGGAGGTTTGGTTGGCCGGAGAGGGTCCCCTTCTTACCTGTGCTGACTGCTGGTGTCATCCTGACTCTGATCATCACACTGGGAGTCATCAGTAGGCaaacacgcacattcacacacacacttttattgcacatacatacatgcatacatacatacatacatacctacctacatacctacatacatacatacatacatacatacatacatacatacatacatacatacatacatacatacatacatacatacatacatacatacatacatgcatacatacatacatacatacatacatacatacatacatacatacatacatacatacctacatacatacatacatacatacatacatacatacatacatacatacatacatacatacatacatacatgcatgcatgcatgcatacatacatacatacatacatacatacatacatacatacatacatacatacatacatacatacatacatacatacatgcctacatgcctacatacatacatacatacatacatacatgcctacatacatacatacatacatacatacatacatacatacatacatacatacatacatacctacatacctacatacatgcatgcatacatacacacactcacctaaCACATCCTTACCACATACACCTTTAATCCAAATActgttacctgtgtgtgtgtgtgtgtgtctgtgtgtgtgtgtgtgtgtgtgtgtgtgtgtgtgtgtgtgtgtgtgtgtgtgtgtgtgtgtgtgtgtgtgtgtgtgtgtgtgtgtgtgtgtatgtgtgtgtgtgtgtgtgtgcgtgcgtgcgtgcgtgcgtgtgtgtgtgcgcgtgcgtgtgcacagACACTAAGACCACGGGCCGTGTGTCATCGTTGGAGCACACGGTGACCAACTTGACGTCCAGCCTCCAGTCCCTGACCAGCTCTCTCAACCACACCAGAGGTGAGTACCGTGTGCTCGGGTTGTGCCTTGATACATTTCGTCACGGTCACTCGTTGCCACGGTCACCCGGTGTGCGTAGACACGACCTTCGATTGGTaccctggctgtgtgtgtggacgtgacGTCATGGTAACCCGGCTGTGAACTGAGGCGTTGTCCTGGCTACCCCGGCTGTGTGTAGacgtgttgtcatggtgacccgGCTGTGTGTCAACAGAGGCACTGAAGGAGGTGAATCGTCTGAGGTTTTCTGTGGAGACCAATAAGGACCAGCTGACCTCAGGTAAAAatacattgaatatatatatatatttatctgcatatatatatgtatatatcatcCATGATGTATAGGTCATGTATATCGTGTGTATTCCCAGTGGCTGCTGCGTTGCAAGGTCTGCTTGTCCTGGAGACCCTTCAGAAGACGGTGGCCGCACTCAAGTGTACTCTAGACCGCATCTCTAACAACGGtacgcctgcctgtctgtctgcctgtctgtctgcctgtctgtctgcctgtctgtgcgtcggcctgtctgtccctctgtcggACTGTCTGTCGgactgtcagtctgtctgtctgtctgtcaggtggcctgtctgtctctctctctctctctctctgtctctgtctgtctgtctgtctgtctgtctgtctgtctgtctgtctgtctgtctgtctgtctgtctgtctgtctgtctgtctgtctgtctgtctgtctctctgtctgtctgtctgtctctctgtctgtctgtctgtctgtctgtctctctgtctgtctgtctgtctgtctgtgagcaCAGGGACTACCAGGAGCTGCGTGCTGTGAGGTATACATAAGGTGCATTGATCTGTCACACCGTGTGACGTCACAGGCAGCAGGGTGGCGGTGGGCGCGCCGTGCTGTGAGCTGGGCTGGGTGCTGTTCTCTCCCCGGTCCGCCCGGCCCGGCTGCTACCTCTTCTCCACAGACTCCCTGTCCTGGGACAACGCCCGGGACCGCTGCGTCGCCCAGGGGGGACACCTGGCTATCCTACACACCGATGAGGAAtgggtctgtctgcctgtctgtctgtctgtctgtctgtctgtctgcctgtctgtctgcctgtctctctgtctgtctgtctgcctgtctgtctgtctgtctgtctgtctgtctgtctgtctgtctgtctgcctgcctgtctgtctgtctgtctgtctgtctgtctgtctgcctgtctgcctgtctgtctgtctgtctg contains:
- the gltpd2a gene encoding ceramide-1-phosphate transfer protein; the encoded protein is MAIPRGRMRIGFLWLAAILVLLLLLSFFWLPQDGARDCQNSWHPCLPFFQTTDTQVEEAESSPKPSSQDCPGQSFQVWRLLLYLKASQAANQEVLLEPYLQSWEELIRFMESLGAIVGFFSQKVKDKVATIRELSLEHAKKNSGRSSQDAPQNGAYYSIGSMVEAELKAGVVSFSHPSQSGCRTVLRLHRSLRWLTLLMRGLTEGANEEGEYRTPGDLCREAYWVALAPYHPWYVRQAAELVFVSLPERALFLQLVCVESQEEATPILHTLIHTLEETHARTQHILQTHGLLELP
- the asgr1a gene encoding C-type lectin domain family 10 member A, whose amino-acid sequence is MSTVFHDEPEATDSNTFWTNETKSTSLWTRRFGWPERVPFLPVLTAGVILTLIITLGVINTKTTGRVSSLEHTVTNLTSSLQSLTSSLNHTREALKEVNRLRFSVETNKDQLTSVAAALQGLLVLETLQKTVAALKCTLDRISNNGSRVAVGAPCCELGWVLFSPRSARPGCYLFSTDSLSWDNARDRCVAQGGHLAILHTDEEWSFVTSRQMPVYHWVGLTDERTGKWEWVNQTPYTMDRRKWKPNQPDNWMGSRTSTEDCAHLHSNGQLNDLHCFERLRYICQAHAHRV